The sequence CGGTCTATCTTTTGAGGAGCGGAAATTTTGCGATCGGGATACTGGAGATCGAAAAACTTGCCAGAGGCCTTCTTGAAAACCTCTTTGCTGTCCGTCCCAGGACCAAGGAATTCCTCATAGGTTATCCCGCACTATTTCTCGGAGCAGCTTATTATCTTAAAGGCGGCAGGACCTGGCTGTGGCCGCTGCTCTTGATAGCAACTGTCGGGACCGTTTCAACTCTCAATACTTTCTGCCACGTCCATTCTCCTCTTTTGATCTCGCTTATCAGATCGGCATACGGGGTCATCCTGGGGATAGCTGTCGGACTTCTCTTCTATTTACTCTATCTGGCCTTTGTTAAAGTGTTCGGGCAAAAAGACACCCCTCTGCGCTCATAAGATGAAAGTTGTAATATCCGGTTATTACGGGTTTGGCAACACCGGGGACGAGGCTATACTGGAGAGCCTGATCAACGGTCTTAAAAAGGGCGATCCGGAAATAACCGTAACGGTCCTGTCCGCTGATCCTGCCAAGACCTCGAAGGCCCACAACGTCAATGCCATCGGCAGGCATGACATACCAAAGATCGTAAGGGCCCTGAAAGGGGCAAATGCCTTCATAAGCGGGGGGGGCGGGCTCCTTCAGGATTCAACAGGTCCTTTCAGTGTCATCTATTACCTTTCCCTGTTTTCTCTCGCAAAACTACTCGGATGCAGGTGCGCCTTTCTGGGACAGGGCTTTGGCCCGGTAAAAGGGGCTTTTAACCGTTTTCTTTCGGCCTTTGTATTGAACTCCGCAGATGTAATAACGGTAAGGGACGAGGCTTCGCTTGAAGAAATGATGCGGCTCGGAATAAGAAAGCCTCCGCTTCTGCTGGCGGCGGACCTGGCTTTCCTTTTCGAAAAGCCCGGACGGTCCGAACTTGAAGAGCTGATCAGGGGAGAGGGTTTCTCTCTTTCCGCAAAAAATATCGTGGGAGTCAGCATAAGAAAGCCCGTACATGCCGTTAAAGGGTTCCATGAAAAACTGGCCGCTTTCCTGGACTCAGTTTCAGACCAGCAAAACTGTCAGGTGCTGCTTATCCCGTTTGAGGCGGCCGGGGACGGCGAGGAATCGCTCAAAGTCCTAAAATTGATGAAAACCAAGGCAAGGCTTTTGACGGGCCTCTATCCCCCGGAAGTCCTGCTGAAGATCATCTCAAGGCTGGACTGTTTTATCGGGATGAGGTTCCACTCGCTTGTTTTTGCCGCGATCAGTCATGTACCGCTGATGGGGATCTCGTATGATCCTAAGGTCTCTTCTCTTCTTAAAGCCCTTGGATCTGCTGAACTTGACATGAACTTCTCCACCGAAGAAGCCTGTTCAAAACTGGGACATCTCATGAAGAACGGGCATGAGGAGATAAAGAGGCTCGAAATTATGACCACCTCTTTAAAGGAAAAAGCGAGGCTTAATTTTTCCGCATTCTCAGAGTATGCTAATCCTCTAAAAGAGATCTCTCTGTTCGGGATAAAGATCAACAATCTGACGATAAGTTCTGCGGTGTCGATGGTGGATTCATTTATCAAGGACAGCAGGCCCCATTTTATCGCGACCCCCAATCCGGAGATAATTACGGCCGCCCAAAAGGACCCTGAACTCAGGCGCATCATCAATTCCGCTGACCTGTGCCTGCCCGACGGCATGGGGGTCCTGGCCGCATCCAAACTTCTTGGGATGCCGCTCATCGAAAGGGTGACCGGGATAGACCTGATGCTGGCTATATTAAAAGATACAAAAGAAAAAGGTTACAGGGTTTTCTTTCTCGGCAGCGCAAGGGGAGTTGCCAAGGAAGCAGCTAACAGGCTGCCCGGAGTAAATGTGGTAGGCACCCACCACGGTTATTTTGGAGAACACGAAGAAAAAGAAGTGTTGGACAAGATAAAGCACAGCCGCCCGGACATCCTTTTTGTGGGACTTGGGGCCCCACGGCAGGAGCTGTGGGCAGGAAGACATTACAAGGGACTGGGAGTCCCTGCCACGATGGTGATAGGCGGCAGCCTGGATGTGCTCTCCGGCAGGGCAAAAAGGGCTCCCGATCTGGTACAAAAACTGGGGATAGAATGGCTCTACAGGCTTGCAAAGGAGCCAAAACGCGTAAAACGCCAGGCAAGACTAATGCAATTTGCTTGGATGGTTGCAAAAAGAAGGCTGTTGCTAAAATAGTGATATAATAGACCCAAATGATACCCCGCAAAAAGACAAAAGAGGTAAAAGCCGGCCATCTTACCATAGGAGGCAATGCGCCCGTCAGCGTTCAGTCCATGACCAAGACCCGCACAGCGGACATTAAAGCCACCGTATCGCAGATACTCAAGCTTGAGGAAGCAGGCTGCCAGCTGATAAGAGCCGCCGTAAAGGACGAAAAAGACGCCGAGGCGCTCAAAGAGATCAAGTCCCTGATAAACATCCCTCTGGCGGCGGACATCCATTTTGACCACCGGCTTGCACTAAAAGCGATAGACAGCGGAGTAGATAAGCTAAGGATCAATCCGGGCAATATCGGAGAAAAGGACAGGATAGAGGCCGTGGTAAAAGCCGCAAAAGCGCGCAGGATCCCGATAAGGATAGGGGTCAACAGCGGGTCACTGGAAAAAGAAGTCCTGAAGAAATACGGCCATCCCAGCGCCGAAGCCCTGGTGGAAAGCGCTTTGAACCACGCACATATATTGAAGAGGCTGGATTTTGAGGATATTGTGATATCCATAAAATCCACAGATGTGCCAAAAACCATCCGGGCCTATGAACTGCTTTCCTCAAAAGTGAACTATCCTCTGCATATAGGGATAACGGAATCCGGCCTACCGGGCAAAGGAACTATCAAGTCCGCTGTCGGGATAGGAGCCCTTCTTTCCAGGGGGATAGGGGACACCTTAAGAGTATCTCTCACAGGGGACCCGGCGGAAGAAGTGCGGGTCGGTCTTGATATCCTGAGGTCGCTTAACCTGTATTCAAAAGGGGTTACGATAATATCCTGCCCCACCTGCGGCCGCCTTTCTTACGACTTGGTAAAAGTCGCAAAAGAAGTTGAAGAAAGGACGCGGCATATAGAAGTGCCGCTCAAGATAGCCATCATGGGCTGTGCAGTTAACGGGCCGGGGGAGGCAGCCGAAGCCGATCTCGGTCTTGCAGGAGGGCAGGGTGAGGCGCTCCTGTTCAGAAAAGGCGAGATAATAAAAAAAGTCAAAGAAGCAGATATGGTGGAAGAACTCCTCAAAGAGATCGAATCGATGGCTTACAAATTATAAACTCTAAATTCTAAACCCTAAGCTCTAAACAAATTCAAATCATAAAATCTAAAGGTAAAAAGCATTTTGGATTTTGCTCATTTGAATTTTGAAATTGTTTAGGATTTAGATCTTGGGATTTAGGATTTTTTTGCGATTATGTTATAATTATCCTGCAAGGGGACAGAAATGCTAGACCGCTATACACTTCCAAAAATGGGCTCCATCTGGAGCGAAGAAGCCAAGTTCAAGAGCTGGCTGGATGTTGAACTGGCCGTCTGCGAAGTATGGTCCGAACTCGGGAAGATACCTTCAGCCTCTCTTAAGAACATAAAAGACAAGGCCTCTTTCACGGTCAAAAGGATAGAGGAGATCGAAAAAGAGGTGGAGCACGACCTTATCGCTTTTACAACGGCCGTGGCCGAATCGGTGGGGGAGGACTCGCGATTTATCCATATGGGGCTTACCTCATACGATGTGGAGGATACAGCCCTGTGCCTGAGGCTTAAGGCTTCTTCCGACATCCTTATAGATGACATAAAAACAGCTATTAAGGCCCTAAAAACACTGGCAAAGGGGCATAAGGATTCTATTATGATGGGCAGGACCCACGGCATGCATGCGGAACCCATAACTTTTGCCTTTAAGCTCTGTGTCTGGATAGCGGAGCTGGAAAGGGGCCTGGAGCGCCTCAAGGCGGCAAAAGAGGAGATCAGTGTCGGCAAGATCTCGGGGGCGGTGGGCTCCTATGCAAATGTGGACCCTGCAGTAGAAGAAAAGGTCTGCGCAAAACTTGGCTTAAAGCCCTCGCCTGCTTCAACGCAGGTGCTTCAAAGGGACAGGTTTGCCGCTTATCTTTCCTGCCTGGCCCTTATTGCAGGCTCGCTGGAAAAGTTCGCCACAGAAATAAGGAACCTTTCAAGGACAGAACTGCTGGAAGTTGAGGAACCTTTCAAGAAAGGACAGAAAGGCTCTTCCGCAATGCCTCATAAAAAGAACCCCATAATCTCGGAGAGGATAACGGGACTTTCCAGGGTTGTGCGCGCAAACGCGCTTGTTTCAATTGAGAACATCTCCCTGTGGCACGAAAGGGACCTTACCAACTCGGCAGCCGAAAGGGTAATCATTCCCGACAGCAATATTCTTTTGGATTATATGCTCAATAAGTTCATATATCTTATCGAAGGGCTTGTGGTGCATCCGGACAATATGAGGGCCAACATCGACAGGTCCGGCGGCATCGTCTTTGCCCAGAGGCTTCTGCATGCCCTTATAGAAAAGGGTCTTACAAGGGAAGCCGCCTACAAAATAGCTCAGCAGTGCGCTATGGACGCCAGGGAAAAAAAGATAGCTATGATCGAGGCTTCGCTGGCAAACACAGAGCTGCAAAAACACCTGTCAAAAGAAGACATCAAAAAGGCCTTTGATGCCGGTTATTTTGCCAGGAATCTTGAGGTTGTTTACAAGAGGTTTGGCATATAGACCGCACATAAAGGCACGCTATATGTAGCGCGGTTCCGATTGTCGCCATCAAGCAAAGAAGGAACGAATAAATGTCAGGAATTTTAGGCTCAAACAATAAAAAACTCATGTTATGGGTTACAATTGAAAGCTTAATCATAACCCCCTTCGGAACCGGTTGTTTTTACTCTAAAAAATAAAAGAAAGGATTTTATTATTTATGTATACGGCAAAAATTTTCGTCAGGCACAAGAAAGGCATCCTTGATCCTCAGGGAAAGACCATAAAGGACGCGCTGCATTCCATGAAGTATTCTAGCGTGGGCGAGGTAAAGATCGGGAAGCTCATCGACATAAGGTTTGACGCAAAAAATATGGACGAGGCAAAATCAAAGCTGAACGACATGTGCAAGCAGCTTCTGGCCAATCCGGTGGTCGAACAATATACTTTTGAAATAGAGGAGATCTGATGAAGGCGGGGGTAATAGTATTTCCGGGTTCCAATTGTGATTGGGACTGCCTACATATAATAAGGGATGTCCTAAAGCAAAAAGCGGAGTTCATCTGGCACCAGGAAGACAAGATAGGCAGGTTCGACCTTATAATTCTGCCGGGAGGATTCTCTTACGGTGATTACTTAAGGACAGGCGCTATCGCCAAGTTCTCTCCCGTTATGAACGCCCTGTTCGACTATGTAAAGAAAGACAGGGGGCTGGTCCTGGGGATCTGCAACGGCTTTCAGATCCTAACTGAGTCAGGCCTCCTTCCCGGAGCCCTGCAGAAGAACCGCCGCCTGAAGTTCCTTTGCAAGGATGTCTATATCAGGGTCGAGAACGAAAAGACCCCTTTCACCAATCTTTGCAAAAAGGAGCAGTCATTAAAGGTGCCGATCGCTCACTTTGAAGGCAACTACACAGCGGATAAGGCCACAATTGAAAGACTCAACAAAAAGAAGCAGGTGGTCTTTAGATACTGCAGCAAAGAAGGTTCCGTCTCAGACAAATACAACCCAAACGGCTCTATCGAGAATATCGCCGGCATCTGCAACGAAGCCCGCAATGTCCTTGGCATGATGCCCCACCCGGAAAGGGTCTCCGAAGCTGTCCTGGGAGGGGAGGACGGACTCTCGATATTCAGGTCTATTCTGAAGTCATAAGCTGTATTGCTTGTGCCATTTTATCCGCAAGATAAGCCGGCGGCCTGCCACTGAGCAGTTCAACTGCCAAGTCTATATCAATTACAGCGATCTTTATTGACGGGTCATGCAGATCTGCCCCTCCCGGATTCACGGATACTATGTCATGGAACCTGCCCTGCCAGACATCAAAAATCCTTCCTGCTGCGTCCGGAGCATTGTGGACATGCCCTGTGAGGTGCAGATATGGTGATTGCCAGAAAACCAAGTCGCGTATGCCAAAAGCACCTTGGTTCATTTCCTTATAAATGTCCATATGGCCATGTGCGGGCATATGGGTCAGCAGTATATGGCTTCCCGGGATATAGAATCCCTTTGAAGGATTTATTCCCCCATACCACGGGTTATTAGTTTTTATAAGGGATTCATCTCCTTCACCAAGAGGAATACCGACCATGCCTCTTACCGTCATATCCCTGTCAGTGCTTGTAATCCTAAAATTATCGTGCAGATCATCCATGAAAGTAAAATAAGGGGCAAATGCTGCCGCCATATACCTGTAGCCTATATAGTCAGCATTACCGGATATGGCTACGCGGGCTAATTCCGGATCAGCTTCTATGACCTGCGGGATCACTTCGTCAACCAGGCCCCTCGTATAATCAAACATCACCTTATACTCACCGGGTGTCACGTGACGGGTTTTTAGCACATCCCAAACACGTTCTCCTGCCTCATTTATTTGAAGGCTGCCGGTAAGACCGATAAGATCGCCGCCCATAAAAAGATGTCTTACGCCAAAGTCTTTTAATCTGGCCGTTGCATTCACAAGCCCTGCTATCCTTGGGGATCCATGCGTCAGATGCAGATCGGTAACATAAGCTATTTTTGACATAAAACTGCTCCTTCTGAGTATCTAACAATACATCGATATTGTTTCCAAAGGATTTCAAAAAAGTGAAATTCCG comes from Candidatus Margulisiibacteriota bacterium and encodes:
- a CDS encoding DUF5693 family protein, translating into VYLLRSGNFAIGILEIEKLARGLLENLFAVRPRTKEFLIGYPALFLGAAYYLKGGRTWLWPLLLIATVGTVSTLNTFCHVHSPLLISLIRSAYGVILGIAVGLLFYLLYLAFVKVFGQKDTPLRS
- the purQ gene encoding phosphoribosylformylglycinamidine synthase subunit PurQ; protein product: MKAGVIVFPGSNCDWDCLHIIRDVLKQKAEFIWHQEDKIGRFDLIILPGGFSYGDYLRTGAIAKFSPVMNALFDYVKKDRGLVLGICNGFQILTESGLLPGALQKNRRLKFLCKDVYIRVENEKTPFTNLCKKEQSLKVPIAHFEGNYTADKATIERLNKKKQVVFRYCSKEGSVSDKYNPNGSIENIAGICNEARNVLGMMPHPERVSEAVLGGEDGLSIFRSILKS
- the purB gene encoding adenylosuccinate lyase; its protein translation is MLDRYTLPKMGSIWSEEAKFKSWLDVELAVCEVWSELGKIPSASLKNIKDKASFTVKRIEEIEKEVEHDLIAFTTAVAESVGEDSRFIHMGLTSYDVEDTALCLRLKASSDILIDDIKTAIKALKTLAKGHKDSIMMGRTHGMHAEPITFAFKLCVWIAELERGLERLKAAKEEISVGKISGAVGSYANVDPAVEEKVCAKLGLKPSPASTQVLQRDRFAAYLSCLALIAGSLEKFATEIRNLSRTELLEVEEPFKKGQKGSSAMPHKKNPIISERITGLSRVVRANALVSIENISLWHERDLTNSAAERVIIPDSNILLDYMLNKFIYLIEGLVVHPDNMRANIDRSGGIVFAQRLLHALIEKGLTREAAYKIAQQCAMDAREKKIAMIEASLANTELQKHLSKEDIKKAFDAGYFARNLEVVYKRFGI
- the purS gene encoding phosphoribosylformylglycinamidine synthase subunit PurS — protein: MYTAKIFVRHKKGILDPQGKTIKDALHSMKYSSVGEVKIGKLIDIRFDAKNMDEAKSKLNDMCKQLLANPVVEQYTFEIEEI
- the ispG gene encoding flavodoxin-dependent (E)-4-hydroxy-3-methylbut-2-enyl-diphosphate synthase; protein product: MIPRKKTKEVKAGHLTIGGNAPVSVQSMTKTRTADIKATVSQILKLEEAGCQLIRAAVKDEKDAEALKEIKSLINIPLAADIHFDHRLALKAIDSGVDKLRINPGNIGEKDRIEAVVKAAKARRIPIRIGVNSGSLEKEVLKKYGHPSAEALVESALNHAHILKRLDFEDIVISIKSTDVPKTIRAYELLSSKVNYPLHIGITESGLPGKGTIKSAVGIGALLSRGIGDTLRVSLTGDPAEEVRVGLDILRSLNLYSKGVTIISCPTCGRLSYDLVKVAKEVEERTRHIEVPLKIAIMGCAVNGPGEAAEADLGLAGGQGEALLFRKGEIIKKVKEADMVEELLKEIESMAYKL
- the csaB gene encoding polysaccharide pyruvyl transferase CsaB; amino-acid sequence: MKVVISGYYGFGNTGDEAILESLINGLKKGDPEITVTVLSADPAKTSKAHNVNAIGRHDIPKIVRALKGANAFISGGGGLLQDSTGPFSVIYYLSLFSLAKLLGCRCAFLGQGFGPVKGAFNRFLSAFVLNSADVITVRDEASLEEMMRLGIRKPPLLLAADLAFLFEKPGRSELEELIRGEGFSLSAKNIVGVSIRKPVHAVKGFHEKLAAFLDSVSDQQNCQVLLIPFEAAGDGEESLKVLKLMKTKARLLTGLYPPEVLLKIISRLDCFIGMRFHSLVFAAISHVPLMGISYDPKVSSLLKALGSAELDMNFSTEEACSKLGHLMKNGHEEIKRLEIMTTSLKEKARLNFSAFSEYANPLKEISLFGIKINNLTISSAVSMVDSFIKDSRPHFIATPNPEIITAAQKDPELRRIINSADLCLPDGMGVLAASKLLGMPLIERVTGIDLMLAILKDTKEKGYRVFFLGSARGVAKEAANRLPGVNVVGTHHGYFGEHEEKEVLDKIKHSRPDILFVGLGAPRQELWAGRHYKGLGVPATMVIGGSLDVLSGRAKRAPDLVQKLGIEWLYRLAKEPKRVKRQARLMQFAWMVAKRRLLLK